In Methanocaldococcus lauensis, a single genomic region encodes these proteins:
- a CDS encoding cation:proton antiporter, with product MENYYYIFFIILSIIFIVPNLLKRFNIPVITSIMIAGMIIGPYGLGILQLDETLKVLSELGAIMLMFLAGLEVDNETLRGELKNSLLLALFSLIIPGIGGYLVGEYLNLGFIGSLLYAVIFASHSVAIVYGILNELNMVKTRLGTIILSATIVVDLLTLLLLSVVIKLGVGESNIGIFLLEAFLYIVVLLLAIPYVSKYILKLFEKLHAQRIHYILFIIFIAIIIGEILGIHPIVGAFICGVAVSEALTKEEHDELLNKNLNAIGYGFFIPIFFLVLGMETNLKVVFNLSNLELLLITLISAISLKFISGLFALKLLKFDKLRSIFGSLLTIPKISASLVAASIGKEFGLIDNSIFVTIVTLSIITSIITPILAKHIFIQKCSNNNH from the coding sequence ATGGAGAACTATTACTACATATTTTTTATTATACTGTCGATAATTTTTATTGTTCCAAACTTATTAAAGAGATTTAACATCCCAGTTATAACCTCTATAATGATTGCAGGAATGATTATTGGACCCTATGGATTAGGAATTTTACAATTAGATGAAACTTTAAAAGTTCTATCTGAGCTTGGAGCAATTATGTTAATGTTTTTAGCTGGCTTAGAAGTAGATAACGAAACTTTAAGAGGGGAATTAAAAAATTCATTATTATTGGCATTATTTTCTTTAATAATTCCAGGAATTGGAGGATATTTGGTTGGAGAATATTTGAACCTTGGATTTATTGGAAGTTTATTGTATGCAGTAATTTTTGCTTCACACTCTGTAGCTATTGTTTATGGAATTCTAAACGAGTTAAATATGGTTAAAACAAGATTAGGTACTATAATATTAAGTGCTACGATTGTTGTTGATTTATTAACTTTATTGCTACTTTCAGTAGTTATAAAGTTAGGAGTTGGAGAAAGCAATATAGGAATATTCCTATTAGAAGCATTTTTATACATTGTTGTATTATTATTGGCAATTCCTTATGTATCTAAGTATATTCTTAAATTATTTGAAAAACTTCACGCACAGAGGATTCATTATATTTTATTTATTATATTTATAGCAATAATAATTGGAGAAATCCTTGGAATTCATCCAATAGTTGGAGCTTTTATATGTGGAGTTGCTGTTAGTGAGGCATTAACTAAAGAAGAACACGACGAACTATTAAATAAAAATTTAAATGCAATTGGTTATGGATTTTTTATTCCAATATTCTTTTTAGTTTTGGGAATGGAAACTAATCTTAAAGTAGTTTTTAATTTAAGCAATTTGGAACTATTGTTAATTACATTAATTTCAGCAATATCTTTAAAATTTATTTCAGGTTTATTTGCGTTAAAATTACTAAAATTTGATAAACTAAGAAGTATCTTTGGAAGTTTATTAACAATTCCAAAAATTTCAGCCTCATTAGTTGCGGCATCAATTGGAAAAGAGTTTGGTTTAATAGATAACAGTATATTCGTAACAATCGTAACTCTCTCTATAATCACATCTATAATAACTCCAATCTTAGCAAAACATATATTTATTCAAAAATGTAGTAATAATAATCATTAG
- a CDS encoding DUF2097 family protein yields the protein MEEFIDIKNPEEIFDYFENIDYGEYVEIYFGRVHVEGKLLHYDEGFLRILNKKFGIIELDLESILEDILEVVHTTQNKRVVLRFY from the coding sequence ATTGAAGAATTTATTGACATTAAAAATCCTGAAGAAATCTTTGATTACTTTGAGAATATTGATTATGGAGAGTATGTTGAAATATACTTTGGTAGAGTTCATGTTGAGGGAAAATTATTACACTATGATGAAGGATTTTTAAGGATACTCAATAAAAAATTTGGGATTATTGAGTTAGACCTCGAAAGTATATTAGAAGACATTTTAGAGGTAGTACATACTACACAAAATAAAAGGGTAGTTTTAAGATTCTACTAA
- a CDS encoding nicotinamide-nucleotide adenylyltransferase, whose amino-acid sequence MRGFIIGRFQPFHKGHLEVIKKISKEVDEIIIGIGSAQKSHTLENPFTAGERILMITQTLKNYDITYYPIPIKDIEFNSIWVSYVESLTPPFNIVYSGNPLVRVLFEERGYIVKKPEMFNRKEYSGTEIRRRMLNGEKWEHLVPKAVVEVIKEINGVERLKKLSQTDKI is encoded by the coding sequence TTGAGAGGGTTTATAATTGGGAGATTTCAACCATTTCATAAAGGGCATTTAGAGGTTATCAAAAAAATATCTAAAGAGGTTGATGAAATAATAATTGGAATAGGTAGTGCTCAAAAAAGCCATACCTTAGAAAATCCATTTACTGCTGGTGAAAGAATTCTTATGATTACTCAAACTCTTAAAAATTATGATATAACCTATTATCCTATTCCAATAAAAGACATTGAATTTAATTCAATTTGGGTTTCTTATGTTGAATCTTTAACTCCTCCTTTTAATATTGTATATAGTGGAAATCCATTAGTTAGAGTTTTATTTGAAGAAAGAGGTTATATAGTAAAAAAGCCAGAGATGTTTAATAGAAAAGAATACTCTGGGACTGAGATTAGAAGAAGAATGTTAAATGGCGAGAAATGGGAGCACTTAGTCCCTAAGGCTGTTGTTGAAGTAATTAAAGAGATTAATGGAGTTGAAAGATTAAAAAAATTATCTCAAACTGATAAAATATAA
- the ppsA gene encoding intein-containing phosphoenolpyruvate synthase has protein sequence MKFIAWLDELSNKDVDIAGGKGASLGEMWNAGLPVPPAFVVTADAYRYFIKETGLIDKIKEILKNLDINDTDKLNEASEKIRKMFEEVEMPDDLKLAIIEAYNKLSEICNEEDVTVAVRSSATAEDLPDASFAGQQDTYLNIKGAENVVKYVQKCFSSLFTPRAIFYREQKGFDHFKVALAVVVQKLVNSEKAGVMFTVNPITENYDELVIEAAWGLGEGVVSGSVSPDTYIVNKKTLEIIDKYIARKEIMFVKDEKGETKIVDVPEDMKEKQVLTDDEIKELAKIGINIENHYKKPMDVEWAYEKGKFYMVQARPITTLKKGKKEKKTVSEEDIESKILLKGIGASPGIATGPVKIIMDVKEIDKVKEGDILVTKMTTPDMVPAMKKAAAIITDEGGLTCIEGDAKILTDRGFMKIKDIYKLVKKGEKLKVLGLNSKTLKTEWKEVIDAQVRTAVRYEVGVYRKNKKTTDTIKITPDHKFPIFKDGGLQKIPLEDVINNNYSVLSIDYIPMIEEKYETLSDIMYLCGAILSDGHIVRKKDGRPFRVRFTQKNTEEKREFINKVLEDIKHINGEFRPFSNVRNGVVEYQTSKKQPSEILGHVEDNINTIPLYATESELIDFLAGYVDGDGCISRSRLEIYENVEHKKKIEGIILALYRIGAIPRMRVKKDTKTAVISIKNNIEKILSKTKRISIEKLNEFDSKIKVDAKLIDIAQMLPECKEYDYRGYLFKYFKNKSFIGVNKLYTYLKECKKVDTGLKSLLKKVELIKDSDIHSIRLTKINEDYGEVYNITVKANNDFDHNYVVWTKNYTPIVVFNCHAAIVSRELGTPCVVGTKKATEILKDGMIVTVDGEKGIVYEGEIKKVEEEKKSEVTTTIVQQVPIITATEVKVNVSMPEVAERAAATGADGVGLLRAEHMILGLGKHPRKILEEEGEEALIEALMEGIRKVADAFYPRPVTYRTLDAPTDEFRGLEGGENEPIEHNPMLGWRGIRRGLDEVDILKCELKAIKRLREEGYKNIEIMIPLVTHPDEVKKVKEIARDVGLELGKDIPFGIMVETPAAALIIEDFIKEGINFVSLGTNDLTQYTIAIDRNNELVSKYYKEDHPAVLKLVEYVIKTCKKHGIKTSICGQAGSRPHIVEKLVEWGIDSVSANIDAVETIRRVVARTEQKVILNFIRKSYLEKE, from the coding sequence ATGAAATTTATCGCATGGTTAGATGAACTTTCAAATAAAGATGTTGATATAGCAGGAGGAAAAGGGGCTTCATTAGGAGAAATGTGGAACGCTGGTTTACCAGTACCTCCAGCATTCGTAGTTACTGCTGATGCTTACAGATACTTTATAAAAGAAACTGGTTTAATTGACAAAATAAAAGAGATTTTAAAAAATTTAGATATCAACGATACAGATAAGTTAAATGAAGCTTCAGAAAAAATTAGGAAGATGTTTGAAGAGGTAGAAATGCCAGATGATTTAAAACTTGCTATAATTGAAGCATACAACAAATTGTCAGAGATTTGTAATGAAGAAGATGTAACTGTTGCTGTGAGAAGTTCAGCAACTGCAGAAGATTTGCCAGATGCAAGTTTTGCAGGACAGCAAGACACTTATTTGAATATAAAAGGAGCAGAGAATGTAGTTAAATATGTTCAAAAGTGTTTTTCATCATTATTTACACCAAGAGCTATTTTTTATAGAGAACAGAAAGGATTTGATCACTTTAAAGTAGCGTTAGCTGTTGTTGTCCAAAAATTAGTCAATTCTGAAAAGGCAGGAGTTATGTTTACCGTTAATCCAATAACAGAAAACTACGATGAGTTAGTTATAGAGGCAGCTTGGGGTTTAGGGGAAGGAGTTGTAAGTGGTTCTGTTTCTCCAGACACATACATAGTCAATAAGAAAACTTTGGAGATTATTGATAAATACATAGCAAGAAAGGAAATAATGTTTGTTAAGGATGAAAAAGGAGAAACAAAAATAGTTGATGTTCCTGAGGATATGAAAGAAAAGCAGGTTTTAACAGATGATGAAATAAAAGAACTCGCTAAAATTGGTATAAATATTGAGAATCATTATAAAAAGCCAATGGATGTTGAATGGGCTTATGAAAAAGGCAAATTCTATATGGTTCAGGCAAGACCAATAACTACATTGAAGAAAGGTAAAAAAGAAAAAAAGACTGTTTCAGAAGAGGATATTGAAAGTAAAATATTGTTGAAGGGTATTGGTGCCTCCCCAGGAATTGCTACGGGACCAGTTAAGATAATTATGGATGTAAAAGAGATAGATAAAGTTAAAGAAGGAGACATATTAGTGACAAAAATGACTACACCAGATATGGTTCCAGCAATGAAAAAGGCTGCAGCAATAATAACAGATGAGGGTGGATTGACCTGTATAGAGGGAGATGCAAAAATACTTACAGACAGAGGCTTTATGAAAATAAAAGATATCTATAAATTAGTTAAAAAAGGAGAAAAATTAAAAGTGTTGGGATTAAATTCCAAAACATTAAAAACTGAATGGAAGGAGGTTATTGACGCACAGGTAAGGACTGCTGTTAGGTATGAAGTTGGAGTATATAGAAAGAACAAGAAAACAACAGATACTATAAAGATAACACCAGACCATAAGTTTCCAATATTTAAAGATGGAGGATTGCAAAAAATACCATTGGAGGATGTAATAAATAACAACTACTCAGTGTTAAGCATTGACTATATTCCAATGATTGAGGAGAAATATGAAACTCTATCTGATATAATGTATTTGTGTGGAGCAATTTTATCAGATGGTCACATAGTAAGGAAAAAAGATGGAAGACCTTTCAGAGTGAGATTTACTCAGAAAAATACAGAAGAAAAAAGAGAGTTTATAAATAAAGTTTTAGAGGATATTAAACATATAAATGGAGAATTTAGACCATTTTCAAATGTAAGAAATGGAGTTGTAGAATATCAAACAAGTAAAAAACAGCCATCAGAAATATTGGGGCATGTTGAAGATAACATTAATACAATTCCATTATATGCAACAGAAAGTGAGTTAATAGATTTCTTAGCAGGTTATGTTGATGGTGATGGTTGTATAAGCAGAAGTAGATTAGAGATATATGAAAATGTAGAACATAAAAAGAAAATTGAAGGAATTATTTTAGCGTTGTATAGAATTGGAGCAATACCAAGAATGAGAGTCAAAAAAGATACAAAAACCGCAGTTATATCAATAAAGAACAACATTGAAAAAATACTATCAAAAACTAAAAGAATTTCAATTGAAAAATTGAATGAATTTGATTCTAAGATAAAAGTTGATGCAAAATTAATTGACATTGCTCAGATGCTTCCAGAGTGTAAAGAATATGATTACAGAGGATATTTATTCAAGTATTTCAAAAATAAATCATTCATTGGAGTTAATAAATTATATACCTACTTAAAAGAGTGTAAAAAAGTAGATACTGGCTTAAAATCTCTATTGAAAAAAGTAGAATTAATAAAAGATTCTGATATACATAGCATAAGATTAACAAAAATTAACGAAGATTATGGTGAGGTATATAACATTACTGTAAAGGCAAACAATGACTTTGACCACAACTATGTAGTTTGGACTAAAAATTACACTCCAATAGTAGTATTTAATTGCCACGCGGCTATAGTTTCAAGAGAGTTAGGAACTCCATGCGTTGTTGGAACAAAGAAGGCAACAGAGATTCTAAAAGATGGTATGATAGTTACAGTTGATGGAGAAAAAGGAATTGTTTATGAAGGGGAGATTAAAAAAGTAGAAGAGGAGAAAAAATCAGAAGTTACTACAACAATAGTTCAACAAGTTCCAATTATTACAGCCACAGAGGTTAAAGTTAATGTTAGTATGCCTGAGGTTGCCGAGAGAGCGGCGGCAACAGGAGCAGATGGAGTTGGTTTATTAAGAGCAGAGCATATGATTTTAGGTTTAGGTAAGCATCCAAGAAAGATTTTAGAAGAAGAAGGAGAGGAGGCTTTAATTGAAGCATTAATGGAAGGAATTAGAAAGGTAGCAGATGCATTCTATCCAAGACCTGTAACTTATAGAACATTAGATGCTCCAACAGATGAATTTAGGGGATTAGAAGGAGGAGAAAACGAGCCTATTGAACATAATCCTATGTTAGGTTGGAGAGGAATTAGAAGAGGTTTAGATGAAGTTGATATCTTAAAATGTGAGTTAAAGGCTATTAAGAGATTGAGAGAGGAAGGTTATAAGAATATAGAAATCATGATTCCATTAGTTACTCATCCTGATGAAGTTAAAAAAGTTAAAGAAATTGCAAGAGATGTTGGTTTAGAATTAGGAAAAGATATTCCATTTGGAATTATGGTTGAAACTCCAGCTGCAGCTTTAATCATTGAGGACTTTATAAAAGAGGGAATTAACTTTGTAAGTTTAGGAACTAATGATTTAACACAATACACAATAGCAATAGATAGAAACAACGAGTTAGTTTCAAAATACTATAAAGAAGATCATCCTGCTGTATTAAAATTGGTGGAGTATGTTATAAAAACTTGTAAGAAACATGGAATAAAAACATCAATATGTGGGCAAGCTGGTAGTAGACCTCACATAGTTGAGAAATTAGTAGAGTGGGGAATTGACAGTGTATCGGCAAATATTGACGCTGTAGAAACAATAAGAAGAGTAGTAGCAAGAACTGAGCAGAAAGTAATATTGAACTTTATTAGAAAATCTTACTTAGAAAAAGAGTAA
- the rplJ gene encoding 50S ribosomal protein L16 — translation MATLRPNRCYRDVDKPPYTRKEYVKGVPQPKVVHYIMGNLSADFPVKVNLVSTKPIQIRHNALEAARVAANKYLTKKCGRLGYKFQIRVYPHQILREHKMATGAGADRISDGMRLAFGKPIGTAARVKEGQPVMTVWVNPDKFQDAKEALRRAAMKLPMPCKIVVEQGKELLKF, via the coding sequence ATGGCTACATTAAGACCAAATAGATGCTACAGAGATGTAGATAAGCCACCATACACAAGAAAAGAGTATGTTAAAGGGGTTCCACAACCAAAAGTAGTTCATTACATAATGGGTAATTTATCTGCAGATTTTCCAGTTAAAGTTAATTTAGTATCTACAAAACCTATTCAAATAAGACACAATGCTTTAGAGGCTGCGAGAGTTGCGGCAAACAAATATTTAACAAAGAAATGTGGAAGATTAGGATACAAATTCCAGATTAGAGTCTATCCACACCAAATTTTAAGAGAACACAAGATGGCTACAGGAGCTGGGGCAGATAGAATTTCAGACGGTATGAGATTGGCATTTGGAAAGCCAATTGGAACAGCTGCAAGAGTTAAAGAAGGACAACCAGTAATGACTGTCTGGGTTAATCCTGATAAATTCCAAGATGCTAAGGAAGCATTAAGAAGAGCGGCAATGAAATTACCAATGCCTTGTAAAATCGTTGTTGAGCAAGGAAAAGAGTTGCTCAAATTTTAA
- a CDS encoding glycosyltransferase family 2 protein, whose translation MIAVIPAYNEEKNILKVLKDLEKLKIDAIVVDDGSIDNTSKVVEDFAKNCNIKVYLIRNEKNLGKAKAIEVGTKFALSLNKYRYIIYVDGDYQHKPMDIPKLLNKLKKYNADAVFGVRKYKHIPFHRRISNFFASILTSLAVFIYAKRIYFFRDVQCGFRIIKAELLKDIHFGEGYAVEHFIALQLAKKRAKIVEEYVNVEYHDEAVSYITMRKILEVAEKVIRFIF comes from the coding sequence ATGATTGCAGTAATTCCTGCTTATAATGAAGAGAAAAATATTTTAAAAGTCTTAAAAGATTTAGAAAAGTTGAAAATAGATGCTATAGTAGTTGATGACGGTTCTATAGATAATACTTCAAAAGTTGTTGAGGATTTTGCTAAGAATTGTAATATTAAAGTTTATTTGATAAGAAATGAAAAAAATTTAGGTAAGGCAAAGGCTATAGAAGTTGGAACAAAATTTGCTTTATCTTTAAATAAATATAGATATATTATATATGTTGATGGGGACTATCAGCATAAACCTATGGATATTCCAAAGCTATTAAATAAATTAAAAAAATATAATGCAGATGCTGTTTTTGGGGTTAGAAAATATAAGCATATCCCTTTCCATAGAAGAATCTCTAATTTTTTTGCATCAATTTTAACTTCATTGGCAGTTTTTATATATGCAAAAAGAATCTATTTTTTTAGGGATGTTCAATGTGGATTTAGAATTATAAAGGCAGAGTTATTAAAGGATATTCACTTTGGAGAGGGTTATGCTGTTGAACACTTTATAGCCTTACAGTTGGCAAAAAAAAGGGCTAAAATTGTTGAAGAGTATGTAAATGTTGAATATCACGATGAAGCAGTTTCATATATAACAATGAGAAAAATCTTAGAAGTCGCTGAGAAGGTTATAAGATTTATTTTTTAA
- the minD gene encoding septum site-determining protein MinD, which yields MAIAIAIASGKGGTGKTTIAANLAVAMAKFGKKVAVLDADIAMANLELIMGLEGKPITLNDVLAGKAHIKDAIYEGPEGVLVIPAGISLEKFRRANPEKLEEVLKTIHDLVDILIIDCPAGIGKETLIAISSADGLIVVVNPEISSISDALKIIAITRRLGTDIIGAIVNRVSNESTELSVKAIETILEVPVIGVVPEDPHVRKAAAFGTPLVILYPDSPAAQAIMEIAAKLIGVKYEAKIKQKKETFISRFLKGLFGGR from the coding sequence ATGGCAATAGCTATTGCAATAGCTTCTGGAAAGGGTGGAACTGGAAAAACTACAATTGCGGCTAATCTTGCTGTGGCTATGGCAAAATTTGGAAAAAAAGTCGCTGTTTTAGATGCAGATATAGCAATGGCAAACTTAGAATTAATTATGGGTTTGGAAGGAAAGCCAATTACATTAAACGATGTTTTGGCAGGTAAGGCACATATTAAAGACGCTATTTATGAAGGTCCTGAAGGAGTTTTAGTTATTCCAGCAGGTATATCCTTAGAAAAGTTTAGGAGAGCTAATCCAGAAAAATTAGAAGAAGTTTTAAAGACTATACATGATTTAGTTGACATATTGATTATTGACTGTCCAGCGGGTATTGGAAAAGAGACATTAATTGCTATATCATCAGCAGATGGTTTAATAGTTGTAGTAAACCCTGAAATATCTTCAATATCTGATGCTTTGAAGATTATAGCAATCACAAGAAGATTAGGAACAGATATTATAGGAGCTATTGTTAACAGAGTTTCTAATGAGAGTACTGAGTTGAGTGTTAAGGCAATAGAAACTATTTTAGAAGTTCCTGTTATTGGCGTTGTTCCAGAAGATCCACATGTTAGAAAAGCGGCGGCGTTTGGAACTCCTTTAGTTATATTATATCCTGACTCTCCAGCAGCTCAGGCAATTATGGAAATTGCCGCAAAATTAATTGGAGTTAAGTATGAAGCAAAAATTAAGCAGAAAAAAGAAACCTTTATCTCAAGGTTCCTTAAAGGATTGTTTGGGGGGAGATAA
- a CDS encoding DUF2121 family protein: protein MTLIICYYGNNGAVIGGDRRQIFFRGNEQNRKLLEEKLYNGEIKSEEDLYKLAEKLNIKIIIEDNREKVRKLSDSVVVGEVRSLGIEAKRRRVYATKGKCAILEILNDEVTNQIIKEGFGIVVFGNKFLKKKVEEELKKTAKLFPMMPLESIEETIKNIFEKFKWNPTLSKEYDIYSVNKYEENFEEIIKKDIEELFKYRDQLRQQLIDFGKVMTIVNRIVKNGEIGCIKDGKLHLYDDYIAINKIDPNPNVFKVIEVEGDFKDGDIVVIENGDMRIKGTDKKVMTNYIICYKF from the coding sequence ATGACATTAATAATATGTTATTATGGAAATAACGGGGCTGTTATTGGAGGCGATCGAAGACAAATATTTTTTAGGGGCAATGAACAAAATAGAAAATTATTAGAAGAAAAATTATACAATGGAGAAATAAAATCAGAAGAAGATCTATATAAGTTGGCTGAAAAACTTAATATAAAAATTATAATTGAAGATAATAGAGAAAAAGTTAGAAAATTATCTGATTCAGTTGTTGTCGGAGAAGTTAGAAGTTTGGGAATAGAGGCAAAAAGAAGGAGAGTTTATGCTACTAAAGGAAAATGTGCAATTTTAGAAATTTTAAATGATGAAGTTACAAATCAAATAATAAAAGAAGGCTTTGGAATTGTCGTTTTTGGAAATAAATTTTTAAAAAAGAAAGTTGAGGAAGAACTAAAAAAAACTGCTAAACTTTTCCCAATGATGCCATTAGAAAGTATTGAAGAAACTATAAAAAATATTTTTGAAAAATTTAAGTGGAATCCCACACTAAGTAAAGAGTATGATATATATAGTGTAAATAAATATGAAGAAAATTTTGAGGAAATTATTAAGAAGGACATAGAAGAATTATTTAAATATAGAGACCAATTAAGACAACAGTTAATTGACTTTGGAAAGGTTATGACTATAGTTAATAGAATTGTAAAAAATGGAGAAATCGGATGTATTAAAGATGGAAAACTACATCTTTATGATGATTATATAGCCATAAACAAAATAGATCCTAACCCAAATGTATTTAAAGTAATAGAAGTCGAAGGAGATTTTAAAGATGGTGACATAGTAGTGATAGAAAACGGAGATATGAGAATAAAAGGAACTGATAAAAAAGTAATGACAAATTATATAATTTGTTACAAATTTTGA
- the nikR gene encoding nickel-responsive transcriptional regulator NikR, which yields MTEMDRISISLPTKLLQEFDEIIAERGYASRSEAIRDAIRDYIIKHKWIHSLEGERAGSISVIYNHHESDVMEKITEIQHEYTDIIVATLHLHLDHDHCLESILVRGDAKRIRELTDKLTALKGVKQVKLSVMVPGGYIPE from the coding sequence ATGACTGAGATGGATAGAATAAGTATATCTCTCCCAACAAAACTCTTACAAGAATTTGATGAAATAATTGCTGAGAGAGGATATGCAAGTAGAAGTGAAGCTATTAGGGATGCTATTAGAGATTATATAATAAAACACAAGTGGATACACAGTCTAGAGGGAGAAAGAGCGGGGAGTATTAGCGTAATTTATAATCACCATGAGTCTGATGTTATGGAAAAAATTACTGAGATTCAACATGAATATACCGATATTATCGTTGCCACTTTGCATTTACACTTAGACCATGACCACTGTTTGGAGTCTATATTAGTTAGAGGAGATGCTAAAAGAATTAGAGAATTAACAGATAAATTAACAGCCTTAAAAGGAGTTAAACAAGTTAAATTAAGTGTTATGGTTCCAGGAGGATATATTCCTGAATAA
- a CDS encoding archaeosine biosynthesis radical SAM protein RaSEA, with amino-acid sequence MEDYKAFLRKFREKNLKKRKVRDKNKPIAVWIQDDIYRDFTIGKSLTIILRTEGCFYAKEGGCLMCSYLMDSSPEKITSENIINQFNYAIEKYKEKLKDLKDFSVKIFTSGSFLDDREVHREAREYIFKKLSEFENLKEVAIESRPEFITEEKLNEIRKYLNINVEIGVGIESLNEEIRNYAINKGITNEQIIKVIELAKNYDIGIKAYLLIKPPFITEKDAIKDAIQSANECIKLGCSRISFCPTTIHKGSLIEYFWNKNQYRPPFLWSIIEILKNIKKENKNALIMCDTSGVGSERGAHNIYGCKCNKIIKERLERFTLTQDIDVLNVECECKKLWEAYLEVESKNIVPLGDERKIFSLN; translated from the coding sequence ATGGAAGATTATAAAGCATTTCTAAGAAAGTTTAGAGAAAAAAACCTAAAAAAAAGAAAAGTGAGAGATAAAAATAAACCTATTGCAGTGTGGATTCAAGATGACATTTATAGAGATTTTACAATTGGTAAATCATTAACTATAATTTTAAGAACAGAAGGATGTTTCTATGCAAAAGAAGGAGGATGTTTAATGTGTTCTTACTTAATGGACTCATCTCCTGAAAAAATAACATCTGAAAATATAATAAATCAATTTAATTATGCAATTGAGAAATATAAAGAAAAGTTAAAGGATTTAAAAGATTTCAGCGTTAAAATATTCACTTCTGGAAGTTTTTTAGATGATAGAGAAGTTCATAGGGAGGCGAGAGAGTATATATTTAAAAAACTTAGTGAATTTGAAAATTTAAAAGAAGTAGCTATAGAATCAAGACCAGAATTTATAACTGAAGAAAAATTAAATGAAATTAGGAAATATTTAAATATTAATGTGGAAATAGGAGTAGGAATTGAAAGTCTTAACGAAGAAATTAGAAATTATGCAATAAACAAAGGAATAACTAATGAACAAATTATTAAAGTTATAGAATTAGCAAAAAATTATGATATTGGAATAAAAGCCTATTTATTAATAAAGCCTCCTTTTATAACTGAAAAAGATGCAATAAAAGATGCTATACAATCAGCAAACGAATGTATAAAGTTGGGCTGTTCAAGAATATCATTCTGTCCTACTACAATTCATAAAGGAAGTTTAATAGAATACTTCTGGAATAAAAATCAATATAGACCACCATTTTTATGGAGTATTATTGAAATATTAAAAAATATAAAAAAAGAAAATAAAAATGCATTAATTATGTGTGATACTTCAGGAGTTGGTAGTGAGAGAGGGGCACACAATATATATGGATGTAAGTGTAATAAAATAATTAAAGAAAGATTAGAAAGATTCACTTTAACGCAAGATATAGATGTTTTAAATGTAGAATGCGAATGTAAAAAGTTGTGGGAGGCATATTTGGAAGTTGAGAGTAAAAATATAGTTCCGTTAGGAGATGAGAGAAAAATTTTTAGTTTAAATTAA
- the cobK gene encoding precorrin-6A reductase → MRVLLMGGTKDSVEIGRKLKNLDNLYILYTSTTDYGGKLGIEFADKIIDKPLNKNDLNKIIKEYKINILIDATHPFAVNASKNAMDVCKSNNIEYVRFEREWKKIEHPNVIYVKDFEEGAKLAKKFNKIFHMAGIKNLKTVVDIVGKDKVVARVLPISVNEALKILPQQNIVAMYGTFSKELNKYLIRDYGCDAIITKDSGSSGGFYEKVYGALEVGAKVIVVERPKLNYPICFSDIDELINYLKK, encoded by the coding sequence ATGAGAGTTTTATTAATGGGAGGAACTAAAGATAGCGTAGAAATTGGGAGAAAATTAAAAAATTTAGATAATTTATATATTTTATATACTTCAACAACAGATTATGGAGGAAAATTGGGAATAGAATTTGCTGATAAAATAATTGACAAACCTCTAAATAAAAATGATTTAAATAAAATAATAAAAGAATATAAAATAAACATTTTAATTGACGCTACGCATCCCTTTGCTGTAAATGCAAGTAAAAACGCTATGGATGTTTGTAAATCTAACAATATAGAGTATGTAAGATTTGAAAGAGAATGGAAAAAAATAGAGCATCCAAATGTTATTTATGTTAAAGATTTTGAAGAAGGGGCTAAATTAGCTAAAAAATTTAATAAAATCTTCCATATGGCAGGAATTAAAAACTTAAAAACTGTTGTTGATATAGTTGGAAAAGATAAAGTTGTTGCCAGAGTTTTACCAATTTCAGTGAATGAGGCTTTAAAAATTCTACCTCAGCAGAATATTGTAGCAATGTATGGAACATTTTCTAAAGAATTAAATAAATATTTAATAAGAGATTACGGATGTGATGCTATCATAACCAAAGATAGTGGAAGTAGTGGAGGATTTTATGAAAAAGTTTATGGTGCCTTAGAAGTAGGGGCTAAGGTTATAGTAGTTGAAAGACCTAAATTGAACTATCCAATATGTTTTAGTGATATAGATGAGCTTATTAATTATTTAAAAAAATAA